A section of the Nodosilinea sp. FACHB-141 genome encodes:
- a CDS encoding DEAD/DEAH box helicase, which produces MLNPIVYTEKVVSDFLRYQLTAYPFADTNLYEQMRNLLNLETTRSTPLLKGPYISLSRVFQQGATVDDLIYEGIFHPFMKQLIPYPSVYGHQETAVRAIHQGKTTLVSTGTGSGKTECFLYPIISHCLNLRDQGAHQGITAVIVYPMNALAEDQLGRLRGLLAGTGITFGMYVGKTPEKTSQASGLRLKPGASRADYEAATTRAQREKRPEPVFPAEERVSREEMREKPPRILLTNVKQLELLLTRQRDISLFDNASLDFLVFDEAHTFSGANGAETACLIRRLRTFCGKSPAETVCIATSATIADPKTSEGFNVAQSFASRFFGIAKDQVALVGEQYQDDVWSPQRQLPRPLTADPATLLQYVLAAVEKEEAGPSVSHIYRQITGVSLAPHQWEDQLYDALATNELVYQLTVALNHPRHLTDLLHQLETIIGRPITEEEVLIWLALGAASRKDGRPLLRPVVHGFVRGVGGAVVTFPKDQDRPKLWLSAEDTVGTNQDDLYRLPVLTCNTCGQHYFSHWVADFKLTDKHPSGGQAHGDTTLWEPLAAELEGDRLLLVDRLITQDDTDEDTTPRNHPRSTSPIHFCRACGTLHSESADRCGSCGRKGKLVPLLAVRQNPKHPGMLTSCVACQSAGRSAFGRYREPARPIRATTVSDVHVLAQNMLHHAERRRLLVFADNRQDAAFQAGWMQDHARRYRLRSLMYDQMTDGPISIGDLTARLDVLLDGDDDLSRSLIPEVWRVHRKEAEGLKHAEERKRFLRIQVLREITTGVKQRIGLEPWGRLHIEYRGLTADLPFIKHWAPRLGVPAEDLVQGIAALLDNNRRNNILLDREGQIFSKKWKEGDFEIQRGYMPILVGVPRGLKLTRDAADSPSRVQQWLSSKGGDTVPRQAARRWGVSPEDMDVFFQELWYCLKDELKLLVPSVLKNAWKQTLKGCEGVYQIDADKLRITPGKGVYRCNVCRRAHPRPTPRLACTTWRCDGTIAFEPESTDDYDLRVLDEQFAMLRPEEHSAQVPHETRDRIERIFKGDSELINALVCTPTLEMGIDIGSLDSVLMRNVPPLPANYWQRAGRAGRRYRMAVNLTYARGASHDRSYFADPLRLLDGLIEPPKLNLRNTLMVGKHVRAAVLTTLHQMSRTGHGIPQGDRDEIQSVLETCFPGQVKNYLFDDSGFVRSGPLDVSSLNGLIQKHAIALYGHVDQAFAKAWPESDAMAVKEAELKHHIAIMGDELAKVILTLWKRLQWAMGQLRRLSEERILKGALDPEDDALFRRCDRLVKRLKGQTFRKGSDAEGVDDTITYSVLAAESFLPGYGLDGGHIQGTAQMPRSITWMSDFDLPRPPSVALREYVPGNLIYANGQRFVPRYFHLEPEDPTYFQVDVASEAIKEIGSGQQLSSSLSSASIKAVPMCDVDLSHQSNISDDEDNRFQMPVTIMGYEQGRHSGGLAFQWKDQSVQLRRGVHLRLVNVGPANLVRTGDLGYTVCLVCGRSRSPFTSEQDLNLFKEDHENRCRTKIEPVGFFADIIADAFSLQDCENREVAYSIMEAIRHGASNVLEMELEDLQILTIGHPGSERVDVLLYDPMPGGSGLLEQLLTKWTGVVEAAISVLSDCKSRCQTACIDCLFNFRNAYYHRHLNRHTALKKLREWEDILTRSHTIPANLPRNEEDDEHRPVNHAEALLQTMLRRAGFPDPIPQHSIDLGKPLGTTTPDFFYPDPTDIKEGVCIYLDGMSRPLHGNTERQAKDQAIREDLSNEGYEVIAIPAGDLEDRDRMAKYFFRLGRLLLDRPRADAIRNSSDWFVTQPEVSEPPEGGSAGSDTSDLQEPLELFEPDWRSLIKALAQHSDIQVDGGSDVEVNGQVVGTYTAQVCRGTALIYLVDARADDVDDLQTALTAQGKSVLAINPKVPQAIETILQAL; this is translated from the coding sequence ATGCTCAACCCCATCGTCTACACGGAGAAAGTCGTCAGCGACTTTCTCCGCTATCAGCTCACTGCCTATCCCTTTGCCGATACCAACCTCTACGAGCAGATGCGCAATCTGCTCAACCTAGAGACCACCCGCTCTACCCCCCTGCTCAAAGGCCCCTATATCAGCCTCAGCCGGGTCTTCCAGCAGGGAGCCACCGTAGACGACCTGATCTATGAGGGCATCTTCCACCCCTTCATGAAACAGCTGATCCCGTATCCCTCGGTCTACGGGCACCAAGAAACCGCTGTTCGCGCCATCCATCAGGGCAAAACCACCCTCGTCTCCACCGGAACCGGCTCTGGAAAAACTGAGTGCTTTCTCTATCCCATCATTAGCCACTGCCTCAACCTCCGTGACCAAGGCGCACACCAGGGCATTACCGCCGTCATCGTCTACCCCATGAACGCCCTGGCCGAAGACCAGCTAGGCCGCCTACGGGGACTACTGGCGGGCACCGGCATCACCTTCGGCATGTACGTTGGCAAAACCCCAGAGAAAACCTCCCAAGCCTCCGGCTTGCGCCTCAAACCCGGAGCCTCCAGAGCCGACTACGAAGCCGCCACCACCCGAGCCCAGCGAGAAAAACGTCCAGAGCCCGTCTTCCCCGCCGAAGAGCGCGTTTCCCGCGAAGAAATGCGCGAAAAGCCTCCCCGTATCCTCCTCACTAACGTCAAACAGCTAGAGCTGTTGCTCACCCGCCAGCGCGACATCTCCCTCTTCGACAACGCCTCCCTAGACTTTCTAGTCTTCGACGAAGCTCATACCTTCAGCGGCGCAAACGGGGCTGAAACCGCCTGCCTCATCCGTCGCCTGCGTACCTTCTGTGGCAAATCTCCCGCCGAGACCGTCTGCATTGCCACCTCGGCCACCATTGCCGACCCCAAAACCAGCGAAGGCTTCAACGTCGCCCAGTCCTTTGCCTCTCGTTTCTTTGGCATCGCTAAAGACCAGGTCGCCCTAGTCGGTGAGCAATATCAAGACGATGTCTGGTCGCCCCAGCGCCAACTGCCCCGACCTCTCACCGCCGACCCCGCCACCCTGCTGCAATACGTCCTCGCCGCCGTTGAAAAAGAAGAGGCAGGCCCCTCCGTTAGCCACATCTACCGCCAAATTACTGGCGTCAGCCTCGCCCCCCACCAGTGGGAAGACCAGCTCTACGATGCCCTAGCCACCAACGAGCTGGTCTACCAACTCACCGTCGCCCTTAACCATCCCCGCCACCTCACCGACCTGCTGCACCAGCTTGAGACCATCATCGGTCGCCCCATCACCGAAGAAGAAGTGCTGATCTGGCTGGCCTTGGGGGCCGCCTCTCGCAAAGACGGACGGCCCCTGCTGCGCCCCGTGGTTCACGGCTTTGTACGCGGCGTTGGCGGCGCTGTGGTTACTTTCCCCAAAGACCAAGATCGCCCCAAGCTGTGGCTCTCCGCCGAAGATACAGTGGGTACCAACCAGGACGATCTGTATCGGCTGCCGGTGTTGACCTGCAACACCTGCGGACAGCACTACTTTTCCCACTGGGTCGCCGACTTCAAGCTCACTGACAAACATCCCTCCGGTGGCCAAGCCCACGGCGATACTACCCTTTGGGAACCCCTAGCCGCAGAACTAGAGGGCGATCGCCTGCTTTTGGTTGATCGTCTGATCACCCAAGATGACACCGACGAAGACACTACACCCCGTAACCATCCTCGTTCAACTTCCCCCATTCATTTTTGTCGAGCCTGCGGTACCCTCCACTCCGAATCTGCCGATCGCTGCGGTAGCTGTGGCCGTAAGGGCAAATTAGTGCCGCTGCTGGCAGTGCGCCAAAATCCCAAACATCCCGGCATGCTCACCTCCTGCGTGGCTTGCCAATCCGCAGGCCGCAGCGCCTTTGGGCGCTACCGAGAACCCGCTCGCCCCATCCGCGCCACCACCGTCTCCGACGTGCATGTGCTGGCCCAGAATATGCTCCACCATGCCGAGCGACGACGACTGCTGGTCTTTGCCGACAACCGCCAAGATGCCGCCTTCCAGGCAGGCTGGATGCAAGACCACGCCCGGCGCTATCGCCTGCGCAGCCTGATGTACGACCAGATGACCGATGGCCCCATCTCCATAGGCGACCTCACCGCTCGCCTCGATGTGTTGCTCGATGGCGATGACGATCTTAGCCGCTCCCTGATTCCAGAAGTGTGGCGAGTCCACCGCAAAGAGGCCGAAGGGCTGAAACATGCCGAAGAGCGCAAGCGATTTTTGCGTATTCAGGTGCTGCGCGAAATTACCACCGGGGTGAAACAGCGCATTGGCCTAGAACCCTGGGGTCGTCTCCACATCGAATATCGCGGCTTAACTGCCGACCTGCCGTTTATCAAACACTGGGCACCGCGTCTGGGGGTGCCCGCCGAAGATCTGGTGCAGGGCATTGCGGCTCTGCTCGACAACAACCGTCGCAACAACATCCTGCTCGATCGTGAAGGCCAAATCTTCTCTAAAAAATGGAAAGAAGGCGACTTTGAGATCCAGCGGGGCTACATGCCCATTTTGGTCGGCGTTCCCAGGGGTCTAAAGCTCACTCGCGATGCCGCAGATAGCCCCTCTCGCGTGCAGCAGTGGCTCAGCTCCAAGGGAGGAGACACGGTACCCCGTCAAGCCGCCCGCCGTTGGGGCGTCTCCCCAGAGGATATGGATGTCTTCTTTCAGGAACTCTGGTACTGCCTGAAGGATGAGCTGAAGCTGCTGGTGCCCAGCGTCTTAAAAAATGCCTGGAAGCAGACCCTTAAAGGGTGTGAAGGGGTCTACCAAATTGATGCCGATAAGCTGCGCATTACTCCCGGTAAGGGCGTTTACCGTTGCAATGTCTGTCGTCGGGCTCACCCGCGCCCCACGCCGCGTTTGGCCTGCACCACCTGGCGTTGTGATGGCACCATTGCCTTTGAACCCGAGAGCACCGACGATTACGACCTGCGCGTTTTAGACGAGCAGTTTGCCATGCTGCGGCCTGAAGAACACTCGGCCCAGGTGCCCCACGAAACCCGCGATCGCATTGAGCGCATTTTCAAAGGCGACAGCGAACTGATCAACGCCCTGGTTTGTACCCCCACTCTCGAAATGGGTATCGACATTGGCTCCCTAGATTCTGTCCTCATGCGCAATGTACCGCCGCTCCCGGCCAACTACTGGCAGCGAGCGGGCCGAGCTGGGCGTCGTTACCGCATGGCGGTCAACCTCACCTACGCCCGAGGAGCCAGCCACGATCGCTCCTATTTTGCCGATCCCCTGCGCCTATTGGATGGGCTGATCGAGCCCCCCAAGCTCAACCTCCGCAATACCCTGATGGTGGGTAAGCATGTACGGGCAGCGGTGCTGACCACGCTGCACCAGATGTCCCGCACCGGCCACGGCATCCCCCAGGGCGATCGCGACGAAATTCAATCCGTCCTGGAGACCTGCTTCCCCGGCCAGGTCAAAAACTACCTGTTTGATGACAGTGGCTTTGTGCGTTCCGGACCTCTGGATGTCAGCAGCCTGAACGGGCTGATTCAAAAACATGCGATCGCCCTGTATGGGCACGTCGATCAGGCCTTTGCTAAAGCCTGGCCCGAGAGCGACGCCATGGCCGTTAAGGAAGCTGAGTTAAAGCACCACATTGCCATTATGGGCGATGAGTTAGCCAAGGTCATTCTGACTCTGTGGAAACGTCTACAGTGGGCCATGGGCCAGCTCCGGCGGCTCAGTGAAGAACGCATTCTCAAGGGGGCACTCGATCCAGAAGATGATGCCCTGTTTCGCCGCTGCGATCGCCTGGTCAAACGACTCAAAGGGCAAACCTTTAGAAAGGGAAGCGATGCCGAAGGCGTGGACGACACCATCACCTACAGCGTCCTCGCCGCTGAGAGTTTTCTTCCTGGCTACGGGCTCGATGGTGGACACATCCAGGGGACAGCCCAGATGCCCCGCAGCATCACCTGGATGTCAGACTTTGACCTGCCTCGGCCCCCCAGTGTGGCCCTGCGCGAATACGTCCCCGGCAATTTAATCTATGCCAACGGCCAGCGCTTCGTGCCCCGCTACTTCCACCTAGAGCCCGAAGACCCCACCTACTTCCAGGTCGATGTTGCCAGCGAAGCTATTAAAGAAATCGGCAGCGGGCAACAGCTCTCGTCCAGCTTGTCTTCAGCTTCTATCAAAGCCGTCCCCATGTGCGACGTGGATCTATCCCACCAGTCAAACATTTCCGACGACGAAGACAACCGCTTCCAGATGCCGGTTACCATCATGGGCTACGAGCAAGGGCGTCACAGCGGCGGCCTCGCATTTCAGTGGAAAGACCAATCGGTTCAACTCCGCCGAGGAGTTCACCTGCGACTGGTCAACGTTGGCCCCGCTAACCTAGTGCGAACTGGAGACCTGGGCTACACCGTCTGTCTGGTCTGTGGTCGCAGCCGTTCCCCCTTCACGTCCGAGCAAGACCTAAATCTCTTCAAAGAGGATCACGAAAATCGCTGCCGCACCAAAATTGAGCCTGTTGGTTTCTTTGCCGATATCATTGCCGATGCCTTCAGTCTCCAAGACTGCGAAAACCGCGAAGTAGCTTACAGCATTATGGAAGCCATTCGCCACGGGGCTAGCAACGTTCTAGAAATGGAGCTAGAAGATCTTCAAATCCTCACCATTGGCCATCCCGGCAGTGAACGGGTAGACGTGTTGCTCTACGACCCCATGCCGGGCGGTTCTGGTTTGCTAGAGCAATTGCTGACCAAGTGGACAGGGGTAGTTGAAGCGGCCATTTCAGTGCTCAGCGATTGCAAATCTCGCTGCCAGACCGCTTGTATCGACTGTCTGTTTAATTTTCGCAATGCCTACTACCACAGGCACCTCAACCGGCATACAGCGCTGAAAAAATTGCGGGAGTGGGAAGACATTCTCACCAGAAGTCACACCATTCCAGCCAACCTGCCCAGGAATGAAGAGGACGACGAACACCGCCCGGTCAACCATGCTGAAGCCTTGCTCCAGACCATGCTGAGGCGAGCTGGGTTTCCTGACCCCATCCCCCAGCACAGCATTGACCTGGGCAAGCCCTTAGGCACCACCACCCCAGACTTCTTCTACCCCGATCCCACCGACATTAAAGAAGGAGTCTGTATCTATCTCGATGGCATGAGCCGCCCTCTCCACGGCAATACCGAGCGCCAGGCCAAAGACCAAGCCATTCGCGAGGATCTGAGCAACGAAGGCTACGAAGTGATCGCTATCCCCGCAGGCGATTTAGAGGATCGCGACCGGATGGCTAAATATTTCTTCCGCCTGGGCAGACTTTTACTAGACAGGCCTAGGGCCGATGCCATTCGCAATTCGTCGGATTGGTTTGTTACCCAACCGGAAGTGTCTGAACCCCCTGAGGGGGGCTCAGCAGGTTCAGACACTTCCGACTTACAAGAACCCCTTGAACTCTTTGAGCCAGACTGGCGATCCCTAATCAAAGCCCTGGCCCAGCACAGTGATATTCAAGTCGATGGTGGCAGTGATGTGGAAGTCAACGGTCAAGTTGTTGGTACCTACACCGCCCAAGTCTGTCGAGGCACCGCGCTCATTTACCTGGTCGATGCCAGAGCAGACGATGTGGACGACCTCCAAACGGCTTTAACCGCCCAGGGTAAATCAGTGCTCGCCATTAACCCCAAAGTCCCTCAGGCCATCGAAACCATTCTCCAGGCGCTGTAG
- a CDS encoding Uma2 family endonuclease: MTAFTIDLSPITRLDHTQFEQLCAANPEIKFERTPTGALVIMSPTGGETGINNATLIARFVIWNEQTDLGVVFDSSTCFKLPNGGDRSPDVAWVEKSCWNALTPEQQRKFPPLCPDFALELVSPSDNPTTVRAKMQEYLDSGLRLGWLINPQDKQVEIYRPQQSPEILPAPATLSGETVLPGFTLQISWLWR; encoded by the coding sequence ATGACTGCCTTCACCATCGACCTCAGCCCCATCACCCGCCTCGACCACACGCAGTTCGAGCAACTCTGCGCTGCCAACCCCGAAATCAAATTTGAACGCACCCCCACCGGAGCACTCGTAATCATGTCGCCCACAGGCGGAGAAACCGGCATAAACAATGCCACCCTCATTGCTCGGTTCGTCATCTGGAACGAGCAAACCGACTTAGGCGTCGTTTTCGACTCCTCCACCTGCTTCAAACTCCCCAACGGCGGCGATAGGTCGCCCGATGTCGCCTGGGTCGAAAAATCTTGCTGGAATGCCCTCACCCCCGAACAACAGCGCAAATTTCCACCCCTCTGCCCCGACTTTGCCCTAGAGCTAGTCTCCCCCAGCGACAACCCCACCACCGTCCGCGCCAAAATGCAGGAATATCTCGACAGCGGCCTCCGCCTTGGCTGGCTCATCAACCCCCAAGACAAACAAGTCGAGATCTACCGCCCCCAACAATCCCCCGAAATCTTGCCAGCCCCAGCCACCCTCTCCGGCGAAACCGTGTTACCCGGCTTTACTCTACAGATTAGCTGGCTGTGGCGATAA
- a CDS encoding phospholipase D-like domain-containing protein produces the protein MISTDPISEIFDSEVSSAYEIARKYDNRAGFSLISCQDVGLPIYRITIQAITQVKKKIPPIEEFILKAIDAGLTQESHIASFLGLEPLIIRDSMVSLRMKELIDLIGSDSKTTQEWIVTKPLGQSTLKDAKSIVPEERTFVINFDGLLRKVKWHGRLESNLLKSKDLRAYNYIEISPSKTEPPVLSDLDIRDVDAFIKEAESLSRFKRPEDRDLLAVKSIERRELNFLPALALVFKSIQNNDIEVTFVVDKRINSDYEKAFALSNSTKRFHILEGLKEGDPRTLVNRILGKEYVDQLPLQHIEDLQRKVTNSQTKAFAVKEQLADSDNDEEKKNLQEELDQALSKIAELEQELNKLPFNWLQVYDHPPLLAKALDHTENRLLIVSPWIRAIVVNKNFLKRLDILLKKGCDVYIGYGLGETKSDKREWDVEAEKKLQNLANKHKNLKFRRLGDTHAKILISDNKFAANSSFNWLSFKGDPNRTFRDERGSIIYSPPKIDELFESYMYAFE, from the coding sequence ATGATTTCTACAGATCCTATTTCTGAAATATTTGATAGTGAAGTAAGCTCTGCCTATGAAATAGCCCGAAAATACGATAATAGAGCAGGATTTAGCCTGATTTCTTGCCAAGATGTTGGCCTGCCCATTTACAGAATAACTATACAGGCAATCACCCAAGTCAAGAAAAAAATTCCTCCTATCGAGGAGTTTATTCTCAAAGCTATTGATGCTGGTCTAACTCAAGAATCTCACATTGCAAGCTTTTTAGGTCTAGAACCTCTGATAATTAGAGATTCTATGGTAAGTCTTCGAATGAAAGAGCTTATTGATCTTATTGGGTCGGATAGTAAAACTACGCAGGAATGGATCGTTACTAAGCCTTTAGGGCAATCGACTCTTAAAGATGCAAAGAGTATTGTTCCAGAGGAAAGAACATTCGTAATTAATTTTGATGGCCTTTTGAGGAAGGTCAAATGGCATGGTCGTCTTGAATCAAATTTGTTAAAGTCTAAAGATCTAAGGGCATATAACTACATTGAGATTTCACCTTCCAAAACTGAGCCCCCAGTTTTGTCTGATCTAGACATTAGAGACGTAGATGCTTTTATTAAAGAAGCCGAAAGCTTAAGTCGATTCAAGCGACCTGAGGACAGAGATTTATTGGCAGTTAAGTCGATTGAGCGTCGAGAACTAAATTTTCTTCCTGCTTTAGCATTAGTGTTTAAATCCATTCAAAATAATGATATAGAGGTTACTTTTGTAGTTGACAAGAGAATAAATAGTGACTATGAAAAAGCTTTTGCATTGTCAAACAGTACTAAAAGGTTTCACATTCTAGAAGGCCTTAAAGAAGGTGATCCAAGGACTCTAGTCAATAGGATTTTGGGCAAGGAATACGTTGATCAGCTACCATTGCAGCATATCGAAGATTTACAGCGTAAAGTTACTAACAGCCAGACTAAAGCGTTTGCTGTAAAAGAGCAGTTGGCAGATTCAGATAATGATGAAGAAAAGAAGAATCTGCAAGAAGAGCTAGATCAAGCTCTCTCTAAAATTGCTGAATTAGAACAAGAATTAAATAAGCTGCCTTTCAATTGGCTCCAGGTCTATGATCATCCTCCTTTACTTGCAAAGGCTTTAGATCATACGGAGAATCGTTTATTGATAGTTTCTCCTTGGATCAGAGCAATCGTCGTCAATAAAAATTTTCTTAAGCGGCTAGACATTCTTCTTAAAAAAGGGTGTGATGTTTATATCGGCTATGGCCTAGGAGAAACCAAGTCAGATAAAAGAGAATGGGATGTTGAGGCGGAAAAAAAGCTGCAAAACTTGGCAAATAAACATAAAAATTTAAAGTTTCGGCGATTGGGTGATACCCACGCAAAAATACTGATATCTGACAATAAGTTTGCTGCGAATAGCAGCTTTAACTGGCTCTCTTTCAAGGGAGATCCCAACAGAACTTTTCGAGACGAAAGGGGCTCAATTATATATTCTCCTCCAAAGATAGATGAACTATTTGAAAGCTATATGTATGCCTTTGAGTAA